The Curtobacterium herbarum genome contains the following window.
CGTTGACCCGCACCGACGCGTCGTGCTTCGCGGCGGTCTTCACGAACTCCGCGGCGGGACGTGCGTGCAGGCCGGACGCGTTGACCAGCTCGACGGTGGCGGAGGCGTGGGTCCCGTCGGCCGCAGCGGCGTCGGTGACGTCGGTCGCGCCTCCCGGGAGGCCCGTGGTCGCGTCGTCGGGACCGGTGTCGGTCCCGGCACCGGCAGCGCTCGCGGCCGCAGCGAGGACCGCGTCGACGTCACCGCCGGTCTGGGCGGCGACCGCCGCGGCGACCGTGCCCTCGACCACCGGCGCGTCCGAGACGTGCACGCGGGCACGGAGCTCGTCGTCCAGGAAGTCGAGCGCGGTGTCCGTCGTCAGGTAGGCGGATCCGAGGTCGCAGAGCACGACGATGCCGTCTGCGGCGGCCAGCTCCTCGATGCCGGCGGTGATCGCCGCGAAGGACGTGCCGATGCCGCCCTCGTCGGTGCCGCCCGCTGCGACGAGCTGCACGTCGCCGGCCATCTGCCGGGCGATGTCGACCGTGCCCTGGGCGACGGCGGCGCTGTGCGAGACGACCAGGATGCCGACGCTCATGCCGCGTCCACGGCCGCGCGCAGGACGTAGGCGCTCGACTGTGCGCCCGGGTCGCGGTGCCCGACGGCGCGGTCGCCGAGGTAGCTCGCACGACCCTTGCGGGCGACGAGCGCGTCGGTCGACTCCGCACCGGTGGCGGCGGCGTCGGCGGCGGCGGCGAGCACGCGCTCCGGGGTCTCCCCCGCGGCGGCGGCCGCTGCTGCCGCGTCGACGGCCGGAGTCCATGCGTCGATCATCGTCTTGTCGCCGACCTCGGCCTTGCCACGCGACACGACTCCGTCGCGCGCCGCGGTGAGGACCGCGACCAGCGTGTCGGCGTCGAGCTCGGTGGCGTCACCCGCGGCCTGGGCCGCCTTGAGGTACGCGGTGCCGAAGAGCGGGCCGGCCGCACCGCCCACGGTGGAGATGAGCTTCGTCGCGACGAGCTTGAACACCGCACCCGGGGACTCGAGGTCCGCGTCGTCGAGCGCGACGAGCACCGCCCGGAACCCGCGGTCGAGGTTCTCACCGTGGTCGCCGTCGCCGATCTCACGGTCCAGCGTGATCAGCTCCGCCCGGTGCTCGTCGATGGTGGCGGCGGTCCGGCGGACCCAGTCGATGGCCCAGGCGGTGTCGAGCGACAAGGTGTGTCCCTTCGTGCGGCCGACCGGTGGGTCGGCGTCGTGAGCGGAGTCGTCGTGCGGTGTCAGCGTCCCCAGCGGAGCGACGGCGTCTCCACCGGCGCGTCCCAGAGTGCCGTGAGGTCCTCGTCGAGCACCGTGACGGTGAGCGAGAACCCCTGCATCTCGAGGGAGGTGACGTAGTTGCCGACCAGGCTACGCGCGACCGTGTGGCCGCGATCCGACAGGACCTCGGCGGCGCGTCGGTAGGCGATGTAGAGCTCAGACTGCGGCGTGCCGCCCATGCCGTTGACGAGCAGGAGCAGCTGCGAGCCGGCGGGTGCCTGCAGGTCGGTCAGGATCGGCTCGAGCACGCGGTCGACCAGTTCGTCGGCCGGTGCCATCGGGATCCGCTCACGGCCCGGCTCGCCGTGGATGCCGATGCCGAGCTCGACCTCATCGTCGGCCAGCGTGAACGAGGGCTCCCCGGCGTGCGGCACGGTGCCGGAGGCCAGCGCGAGTCCCATGGACCGGGTCACGTCGTTCACGTGCCGGGCCACGGCCGCGACGGCGTCCAGGTCGTCGCCCCGCTCGGCGGCGGCGCCCGCGCACTTCTCGACGACGACGGTGCCGGCGACACCACGACGGCCGGCGGTGAAGAGCGAGTCCTGCACGGCG
Protein-coding sequences here:
- the dhaM gene encoding dihydroxyacetone kinase phosphoryl donor subunit DhaM encodes the protein MSVGILVVSHSAAVAQGTVDIARQMAGDVQLVAAGGTDEGGIGTSFAAITAGIEELAAADGIVVLCDLGSAYLTTDTALDFLDDELRARVHVSDAPVVEGTVAAAVAAQTGGDVDAVLAAAASAAGAGTDTGPDDATTGLPGGATDVTDAAAADGTHASATVELVNASGLHARPAAEFVKTAAKHDASVRVNGVDAKSLLAIMALALPQGATVTIEASGPDARDAVDDLADLVRSGFGE
- the dhaL gene encoding dihydroxyacetone kinase subunit DhaL — protein: MSLDTAWAIDWVRRTAATIDEHRAELITLDREIGDGDHGENLDRGFRAVLVALDDADLESPGAVFKLVATKLISTVGGAAGPLFGTAYLKAAQAAGDATELDADTLVAVLTAARDGVVSRGKAEVGDKTMIDAWTPAVDAAAAAAAAGETPERVLAAAADAAATGAESTDALVARKGRASYLGDRAVGHRDPGAQSSAYVLRAAVDAA
- the dhaK gene encoding dihydroxyacetone kinase subunit DhaK, which produces MKKLINDPHDVVIETVRGFALAHADHVVLVEDPVHLHRRDAPVRGKVGIVSGGGSGHEPLHAGFVGFGMLDAAVPGPVFTSPTPDPIVAATKAVDGGAGVLHIVKNYTGDVLNFETAAELAAMDDVRVESVVVDDDVAVQDSLFTAGRRGVAGTVVVEKCAGAAAERGDDLDAVAAVARHVNDVTRSMGLALASGTVPHAGEPSFTLADDEVELGIGIHGEPGRERIPMAPADELVDRVLEPILTDLQAPAGSQLLLLVNGMGGTPQSELYIAYRRAAEVLSDRGHTVARSLVGNYVTSLEMQGFSLTVTVLDEDLTALWDAPVETPSLRWGR